A window of the Schlesneria paludicola DSM 18645 genome harbors these coding sequences:
- a CDS encoding thioredoxin family protein: MSQTNVSRYSNADSEWWRLVILLMGLAFALLLMGTNVKGAESSSFWRSDYKAALQEAEEKKLPLLVHFYADWCGPCQRMEREVFSTTSVKDLLDRKFVAVKVNSDHRQDLVQRFGVETLPSDVIVDSLNGRVLELHAGYQDRSAYVATASKAEANFVKAHAGDLVVTKSLSNSNETQPAVAIKTDQIELGEPKPVIGLDGFSPVSLTKKRQWNRGSPRLAWDYKDVTYYLTSREELIEFRNNPETYAPKLLGCDPVILWESDKAVAGDIRFGAFFDDELFLFKSDERRRQFKANPEKFIRLQHALKADQIERTVMR; the protein is encoded by the coding sequence ATGTCGCAAACAAATGTCAGTCGGTATAGCAATGCGGATTCAGAATGGTGGCGTCTGGTCATCCTGTTGATGGGGCTCGCATTCGCCCTGTTACTCATGGGGACCAACGTCAAGGGGGCGGAATCGAGTTCGTTCTGGCGTAGCGACTACAAGGCCGCGCTTCAGGAAGCAGAAGAAAAGAAGTTGCCGCTACTGGTTCACTTCTATGCCGACTGGTGCGGCCCATGCCAGCGAATGGAACGCGAGGTCTTTTCTACGACCAGTGTGAAAGACCTGTTGGACCGGAAGTTCGTGGCTGTAAAGGTAAATTCCGATCATCGGCAGGATCTCGTTCAGCGATTCGGCGTCGAAACACTTCCAAGCGACGTGATTGTCGACTCGCTCAATGGGCGAGTGCTCGAACTGCATGCCGGGTACCAGGATCGCTCCGCCTATGTGGCAACAGCTTCAAAGGCCGAGGCGAATTTCGTCAAAGCGCATGCCGGTGATTTGGTCGTGACCAAATCCTTGTCGAACTCGAACGAGACGCAGCCTGCCGTCGCGATCAAGACAGACCAGATTGAACTGGGTGAACCCAAGCCGGTGATCGGTCTGGATGGTTTCAGCCCGGTGTCTCTGACGAAGAAGCGTCAGTGGAATCGCGGGTCACCAAGACTGGCGTGGGATTACAAAGATGTCACCTACTATCTGACCTCGCGAGAAGAACTGATCGAGTTCCGGAACAACCCTGAAACATATGCCCCCAAGCTGCTCGGCTGCGATCCAGTGATCCTCTGGGAATCTGACAAGGCGGTCGCAGGTGACATTCGGTTTGGCGCATTCTTCGATGATGAACTGTTCCTGTTCAAATCGGACGAGCGTCGACGTCAGTTCAAGGCCAATCCCGAGAAATTCAT
- a CDS encoding histone deacetylase family protein: MTILFSDARFQGHETGTHKECPERLRAIDAELLRTGLAKRCQIRETRLATVDEIARIHDRAYIGRAAQFAKDGGGWIEADTFLSPKSYDVALRAAGTSIQAIDAVMAGPDQQALCLVRPPGHHALVHDAMGFCLFNNIALAADHAVKQHKLRRVLVVDWDVHHGNGTQDIFYERDDVWFLSVHRSPFYPGTGMKDETGSRLGLGTKYNLPVAFGTARKDYLSQFEAMLTDVAKKCQPELVLISAGFDAHAEDPIGSLGLETEDFGTLTHLVMQVAQTYSQGRLVSCLEGGYHVKRLAESVACHLTTLLANPR; this comes from the coding sequence ATGACGATTCTTTTTAGCGACGCTCGGTTTCAGGGCCATGAAACGGGAACGCACAAAGAATGTCCCGAGCGACTACGAGCGATCGACGCCGAACTGCTACGCACCGGGCTGGCGAAAAGATGCCAGATCCGTGAAACACGGTTGGCGACCGTTGACGAGATTGCACGGATTCACGATCGAGCGTACATCGGCCGTGCGGCACAGTTCGCGAAAGACGGTGGGGGTTGGATTGAGGCGGATACGTTTCTATCGCCGAAATCCTATGATGTCGCGCTGCGTGCGGCTGGAACGTCCATCCAAGCCATTGACGCGGTCATGGCGGGGCCCGATCAGCAAGCTTTGTGTCTGGTTCGACCACCGGGCCACCACGCGCTCGTCCATGATGCGATGGGGTTCTGCCTGTTTAACAACATTGCGTTGGCGGCGGATCATGCGGTGAAACAGCACAAGCTTCGAAGAGTGCTGGTCGTTGACTGGGATGTCCATCATGGAAATGGCACTCAGGACATTTTCTACGAACGTGATGATGTTTGGTTCCTGTCCGTGCATCGCTCGCCCTTTTATCCCGGGACAGGAATGAAGGACGAGACAGGCTCGAGGCTGGGGTTGGGAACCAAATACAACCTTCCCGTGGCGTTTGGAACGGCGCGCAAGGACTATCTGAGCCAGTTTGAGGCGATGTTGACAGATGTCGCCAAGAAGTGTCAGCCAGAACTGGTTCTGATCAGCGCCGGGTTTGATGCGCACGCCGAAGATCCGATCGGTTCATTGGGACTTGAAACCGAAGATTTCGGAACGCTGACGCATCTTGTCATGCAGGTCGCCCAGACCTATTCGCAGGGGCGCCTGGTGAGTTGTCTGGAAGGCGGGTATCACGTCAAACGGTTGGCAGAATCGGTCGCTTGCCATTTGACGACGCTATTGGCAAATCCGCGATAA
- a CDS encoding GNAT family N-acetyltransferase: MKENLKYRFAGVSDAAILAELNLQLIRDEGHRNPMSVDDLTVRMSIWLNGQYQAVLFKEFDQIVGYALYRHEPDFVYLRHLFVVADRRRQGIGRHALEWLRQSAWPTAKRIRVEVLFKNENALAFWRSVGFGEYCVTLEHQFPESGTN; the protein is encoded by the coding sequence ATGAAAGAAAACCTGAAATATCGGTTCGCGGGTGTGTCGGATGCGGCAATTCTCGCAGAACTGAATCTGCAGCTGATTCGCGATGAGGGGCATCGCAACCCGATGTCCGTCGACGATCTGACGGTGCGAATGTCAATTTGGCTGAACGGCCAGTACCAGGCGGTTCTCTTCAAAGAATTCGACCAGATTGTCGGGTACGCTCTTTATCGGCATGAGCCAGATTTCGTCTATCTAAGACACCTTTTTGTCGTCGCCGATCGACGTCGTCAAGGAATTGGCCGACACGCGCTGGAATGGCTGAGGCAATCCGCCTGGCCGACAGCCAAGCGAATTCGAGTTGAGGTTCTCTTTAAAAACGAAAACGCACTCGCCTTCTGGCGATCCGTCGGATTCGGTGAATACTGCGTCACGTTGGAGCATCAGTTCCCTGAGTCAGGCACGAATTAG
- a CDS encoding NADP-dependent oxidoreductase: MNFAGARILAGYRSRVIFQGTKMKVWQCDAVRPRPGLVQSNLKPPTPGPGELLIQIHAAGITPTELLWYPTTHTASGEPRQNAVPGHEFSGVVAEVGKDVDIAVGLEVYGVNDWFADGAFAEFCCTLPTSIAAKPETLTHEQAAAVPISALTAWQGLFDRCKLLAGERVLIHGGSGAVGVFAIQLAKWRNAHVTTTAASRNREFLLNLGAQTVVDYQNERFQDLGQEFDVIFDAVGGETLTASWEVLRPNGRLVTIAASGEVETDERNKRAFFIVEPNQSQLLRITSLIDSGTLKPVVQAEIPFEQAAAAISSNAKQGCGKSVLCVARDA; encoded by the coding sequence ATGAATTTCGCCGGTGCCCGAATTCTCGCGGGATACCGCAGCCGAGTGATCTTTCAAGGAACCAAAATGAAAGTTTGGCAGTGCGACGCGGTTCGGCCTCGGCCCGGATTGGTTCAATCGAATCTCAAGCCGCCAACTCCCGGACCAGGCGAACTTCTGATCCAGATTCACGCTGCGGGGATCACCCCCACGGAATTGCTCTGGTATCCCACGACGCACACCGCGTCGGGAGAGCCGCGGCAAAACGCCGTGCCCGGCCACGAATTCTCTGGCGTCGTCGCTGAAGTCGGGAAGGATGTCGATATTGCCGTGGGTCTGGAAGTCTACGGAGTGAACGATTGGTTCGCCGATGGGGCATTTGCGGAATTCTGTTGCACCCTGCCGACCTCCATCGCCGCCAAGCCCGAAACACTGACTCATGAACAGGCGGCGGCGGTTCCGATCAGTGCGTTGACTGCGTGGCAGGGTTTGTTCGATCGCTGCAAGCTTCTGGCGGGTGAACGCGTCCTGATTCATGGCGGTTCGGGGGCTGTCGGCGTCTTCGCCATTCAGCTCGCGAAATGGCGAAATGCGCACGTCACGACGACCGCCGCGAGTCGGAATCGCGAATTCTTGTTGAATCTCGGGGCACAGACCGTCGTCGATTATCAAAACGAGAGGTTTCAGGATCTGGGCCAAGAATTTGATGTGATCTTCGACGCCGTGGGCGGCGAGACGCTCACGGCATCGTGGGAAGTGCTTCGCCCGAACGGTCGGCTAGTCACGATCGCTGCGTCGGGCGAAGTGGAAACCGACGAACGCAACAAAAGAGCGTTTTTCATCGTCGAGCCGAATCAATCGCAACTGCTGCGGATTACAAGTTTGATCGATTCAGGAACTCTTAAGCCGGTCGTTCAGGCCGAGATTCCATTTGAGCAGGCGGCGGCCGCGATTTCGTCGAATGCAAAGCAGGGTTGTGGAAAATCCGTGCTTTGCGTTGCCCGCGATGCGTAA
- a CDS encoding ArsR/SmtB family transcription factor has translation MDNAFKALADSSRRVLLDQLFTRSGQSLGELCEQLDMSRQAVTKHLKILEAASLVMTVRRGREKLHYLNPVPIHEIADRWIGKYEQSRLRILADLKQTLEGDSIG, from the coding sequence ATGGACAACGCCTTCAAGGCGCTCGCTGACTCAAGTCGCCGCGTGTTGCTCGATCAACTCTTTACGAGGAGCGGGCAATCTCTCGGAGAACTCTGTGAGCAGCTCGATATGAGCCGGCAGGCAGTGACGAAGCATCTGAAGATTCTGGAAGCGGCTTCGCTGGTCATGACGGTTCGCCGGGGCCGTGAAAAACTTCACTACCTGAATCCCGTTCCGATCCATGAGATCGCCGATCGCTGGATTGGAAAATATGAACAAAGCCGACTCCGCATTCTCGCAGACCTCAAGCAGACTCTGGAAGGTGACTCAATTGGCTAA
- a CDS encoding SRPBCC family protein — MAKSQFVYVTYIRTTPEKLWQALSRPEFTRQFWCETWQDCEWKKGATWKIVVPGGRVADSGEVVEIEPGKKLVLLWQNHLDPEMTAEGFSRLTYELETIGDSVKLTVQHEMDKPDSKLIQGVSTGWPHILSSLKSLLETGHALKETSQWPEGL; from the coding sequence TTGGCTAAATCTCAGTTTGTTTACGTCACATATATCCGCACGACGCCCGAGAAATTGTGGCAAGCTCTGAGCAGACCTGAATTTACTCGCCAGTTCTGGTGCGAGACATGGCAGGACTGCGAATGGAAAAAGGGAGCCACTTGGAAGATCGTGGTTCCTGGAGGGCGAGTTGCTGATTCGGGCGAGGTTGTGGAGATCGAGCCCGGGAAGAAACTCGTCTTGCTATGGCAAAACCATCTTGATCCCGAGATGACGGCTGAAGGTTTTTCACGACTGACCTACGAACTCGAAACAATCGGCGATTCGGTCAAGCTGACGGTTCAGCACGAAATGGATAAGCCTGATTCGAAACTGATCCAGGGCGTCTCGACGGGTTGGCCGCATATCCTCTCAAGCCTCAAGTCGTTACTCGAAACCGGCCATGCGCTCAAAGAAACGAGCCAGTGGCCGGAAGGTCTTTGA
- the groES gene encoding co-chaperone GroES, which produces MAKKSGSNDPKLVPLGDRVVLKRAEAETKTAGGIVLPDSATDKPQRGDVIAVGEGHVKSNGTKAALTVKPGDHVIFSSYAGDEFKVGDETYLLLRESDILAIYG; this is translated from the coding sequence ATGGCAAAGAAGAGTGGCTCGAACGACCCCAAGCTGGTCCCGCTCGGTGATCGAGTGGTTTTGAAGCGAGCCGAAGCGGAAACCAAAACCGCTGGTGGAATCGTTCTGCCGGATTCCGCAACGGACAAACCGCAACGTGGTGATGTCATCGCAGTTGGTGAAGGACACGTGAAAAGCAACGGAACGAAGGCCGCCCTGACGGTGAAGCCTGGCGATCACGTCATTTTCAGCTCCTACGCTGGCGACGAATTCAAGGTTGGCGACGAGACGTATCTGCTGCTGCGCGAGAGCGACATTCTCGCCATTTATGGCTGA
- the groL gene encoding chaperonin GroEL (60 kDa chaperone family; promotes refolding of misfolded polypeptides especially under stressful conditions; forms two stacked rings of heptamers to form a barrel-shaped 14mer; ends can be capped by GroES; misfolded proteins enter the barrel where they are refolded when GroES binds) yields MAKIIAFDQEAQEAMRRGVQKLARAVRVTLGPRGRNVIIEKSFGSPTVTKDGVTVAREIELEDKFEDMGARMVREVASKTSDTAGDGTTTATILAEAIYCEGLKAVVAGVNPIDMKRGMDKAVEQIVAKLKSMAVECKNKKSIAQVGTVAANGDTEIGGILADAMEQVGKDGVITVEEGKSLTTTYEVVEGMQFDRGYLSPYFVTDPTSMECVLEDAYVLIHEKKITNIKDLVPVLEKVVNSGKPLLIVAEEVEGEALATLVINKLRGTFKIAAVKAPGYGDRRKAMLQDLAIMVGGQAIFEDLGIQLENVQLSDLGRAKRIVIDKDNTTIIEGLGKSADIKSRIEQIRRELAASSSDYDREKLEERVAKLSGGVAQLNVGAATESEMKEKKARVEDALHATRAAVEEGILPGGGVALLRSSLELKPTGLNEDETTGFNIIVRACRAPLTQIANNAGVDGAVICEKVAEHKDGHGYNAATGKYEDLVKAGIIDPCKVTRSALQNAASVSTLLLTSDALIAEKPKDADKKAGGHGGHDEM; encoded by the coding sequence ATGGCAAAGATTATCGCCTTTGATCAGGAAGCGCAAGAAGCGATGCGCCGCGGCGTGCAGAAGCTCGCCCGCGCCGTACGCGTTACGCTCGGACCTCGCGGTCGCAACGTCATCATTGAAAAGAGCTTCGGCTCACCAACGGTCACCAAGGACGGCGTGACGGTTGCTCGCGAAATCGAACTCGAAGACAAGTTCGAAGACATGGGCGCACGCATGGTGCGTGAAGTCGCCAGCAAGACTTCCGATACCGCTGGTGACGGCACGACCACGGCAACGATCCTCGCCGAAGCAATCTACTGCGAAGGCTTGAAGGCTGTTGTCGCCGGTGTGAACCCGATCGACATGAAGCGCGGCATGGACAAGGCCGTCGAGCAAATCGTCGCCAAGCTGAAGAGCATGGCTGTCGAGTGCAAGAACAAGAAATCAATCGCCCAGGTCGGTACCGTTGCTGCGAATGGCGACACCGAAATCGGCGGAATCCTCGCAGACGCGATGGAACAAGTCGGTAAAGACGGCGTCATCACCGTCGAAGAAGGCAAGTCGCTGACGACCACCTATGAAGTTGTCGAAGGGATGCAATTCGACCGCGGCTACCTGTCGCCCTACTTCGTCACCGATCCAACGTCGATGGAATGTGTGCTCGAAGACGCATATGTTTTGATCCACGAAAAGAAGATCACGAACATCAAGGATCTCGTTCCGGTCCTTGAGAAGGTCGTCAACAGCGGCAAACCGCTCTTGATCGTGGCCGAAGAAGTCGAAGGCGAAGCACTCGCCACGCTCGTGATCAACAAGCTGCGTGGCACCTTCAAGATCGCTGCCGTGAAGGCTCCTGGATACGGCGATCGTCGCAAGGCGATGTTGCAAGATCTGGCGATCATGGTTGGCGGACAGGCGATTTTCGAAGACCTGGGCATTCAGCTCGAAAACGTCCAGTTGTCGGATCTCGGTCGCGCCAAGCGAATCGTGATCGACAAGGACAACACGACAATCATCGAAGGCCTCGGCAAGTCGGCCGACATCAAGTCGCGAATCGAACAAATTCGTCGCGAATTGGCCGCTTCGAGCAGCGACTACGATCGTGAAAAGCTTGAAGAACGCGTTGCCAAGCTGTCGGGTGGTGTGGCTCAGCTGAACGTTGGTGCTGCAACCGAAAGCGAAATGAAAGAAAAGAAGGCCCGCGTCGAAGACGCTCTGCATGCGACTCGCGCCGCTGTTGAAGAAGGTATTCTTCCAGGTGGTGGTGTCGCATTGCTGCGTTCGTCGCTCGAACTCAAGCCAACGGGCTTGAACGAAGACGAAACGACCGGTTTCAACATCATCGTTCGCGCTTGCCGCGCTCCATTGACGCAAATTGCGAACAATGCCGGTGTTGACGGTGCCGTGATCTGCGAGAAAGTCGCCGAGCACAAAGACGGCCACGGTTACAATGCTGCAACTGGCAAGTACGAAGACCTGGTCAAGGCCGGTATCATCGATCCTTGCAAGGTGACTCGCAGTGCGTTGCAAAACGCCGCCAGCGTTTCGACCCTGTTGCTGACGAGCGATGCTCTGATCGCCGAAAAGCCAAAAGACGCCGACAAGAAGGCCGGTGGCCACGGCGGCCATGACGAAATGTAA
- a CDS encoding transglutaminase family protein codes for MHYNVRHTTIYSYADAVSLCQNEVHLTPRQTPFQSCAGFQLDIAPDPVRRRSRIDAFGNQVWYFSLEEPHHELQITARSRVSIAPRELPIAGATQPWEQVRDQLIRAESPDMRQLAQFRFESPFVQLLDEVRDYALVSFTPKRPLLEAALDLMSRIFREFKYAPTTTSISTPTREVMKLRRGVCQDFAHLQICALRCLGLAARYVSGYLVTAPPPGKPKLIGADASHAWLSVYCPGDGWIDLDPTNNVIPQQRHVTIGWGRDYSDVCPIQGVLTGGGSQILTVSVDVAQILVDQPA; via the coding sequence ATGCATTACAATGTCCGACATACAACGATCTATTCCTACGCGGATGCCGTTTCGTTGTGCCAGAACGAGGTGCATCTGACACCGCGGCAGACACCGTTTCAGTCCTGCGCCGGCTTTCAGCTGGACATCGCTCCCGATCCTGTTCGTCGGCGTTCCCGCATCGATGCCTTCGGCAATCAAGTCTGGTACTTCTCGCTTGAAGAACCGCACCATGAACTGCAGATCACGGCACGAAGTCGAGTCAGCATCGCTCCGCGCGAACTTCCGATTGCCGGCGCCACGCAGCCGTGGGAACAGGTACGCGATCAATTGATCCGTGCGGAATCACCAGACATGCGGCAGTTGGCGCAGTTTCGCTTTGAATCGCCCTTCGTACAGCTATTGGACGAAGTCCGCGACTATGCACTCGTCAGCTTTACTCCCAAACGGCCGCTGCTCGAAGCGGCTCTCGATCTGATGTCACGGATCTTTCGCGAATTCAAGTACGCGCCAACGACAACCAGTATCAGCACGCCAACGCGTGAAGTCATGAAGCTGCGCCGAGGCGTCTGTCAGGATTTTGCTCATTTGCAGATCTGTGCGTTACGGTGCCTTGGTCTGGCGGCTCGGTATGTCAGCGGTTACCTGGTGACGGCGCCGCCTCCCGGAAAACCAAAGCTGATCGGCGCCGACGCGTCGCATGCGTGGTTGTCTGTTTATTGCCCAGGCGATGGCTGGATCGATCTTGATCCGACGAACAATGTCATTCCTCAGCAACGACATGTTACGATTGGCTGGGGGCGTGACTACTCTGACGTCTGCCCGATTCAGGGCGTTTTGACCGGGGGTGGCTCGCAGATTCTGACGGTGTCAGTGGATGTCGCGCAGATCTTAGTCGATCAGCCAGCTTGA
- a CDS encoding circularly permuted type 2 ATP-grasp protein, with protein MDDNTGAVSAHLAGEITPLYQPPAPHFDEMLDANGAIRPAWSRLARSLNTGGTSGLVRRTEETQHFLRENGVTYNVYGAAKDLERPWELDPVPLMFSVNQWNPLADAIAQRARLLNRILQDVYGNQDLLRSGVLPPNAFFEHPGYLLPCVGIQPPAGIFLHWYAAQLARDLSGNWIALGDRSQGPSGAGYAVENRIVVSRTLPEEFQEQNVVRLASFFISLQNTLASLARNHRENPRVVLLSPGPRSSRYFEDVYLSRYLGYTLVEGGDLTVRGDGVYLKTLGGLLGVDVIFRRIGDGRCDPLELRPDSPAGVPGLLQVIRDGQVVVANALGGGFLEAPLLQAYLPSACRFLLGEELKLPSIRTWWCGRSDDLKYVEAHLDQLVIRPAFRHHNVKVHIGANLTDEERARLIADMRTRPSQYVAQEPVVGSTAPVWSGDRLQPWHVTLRAFAVATDGDYQVMPGGLSRVAMRSETLNESMAAGQRSKDVWVLADGPVEPVSLLRPKQTALELRRSSNDLPSRAADHLFWLGRLIERTEAKVRHARCVVARMTTELQPARLTDLKRIVLAMDEPGESPLSKVPVDEARLGQTLIDSVWLYLHDPHRTYGLLETIDAAQRTASVVRDRISVDGWRIINQLDFPPSHSATAMRTSSDLAGALAPLNQLLTWLSAFSGLCNDSMTRGPGWRFLDIGRRIERALQTLRVIRGLLVDAQTDVLPRLEAMLEIADSSMTYRYRYLTTLQLAPVLDLVLADESNPRAVGFQLMALSEHVGSLARDESDIVRTAEQKLVLSAQATLRLADVESFCTVNGTNDRQELDEFLSGLASELRALSDSISHTYLTHTVDSRQLEAQLQIPRRA; from the coding sequence ATGGATGATAACACCGGTGCGGTGAGCGCTCACCTGGCCGGCGAAATCACGCCCCTTTACCAGCCCCCTGCGCCACATTTCGATGAGATGCTCGACGCAAACGGGGCGATTCGTCCGGCGTGGTCGCGATTGGCACGAAGTCTGAATACGGGTGGTACGTCGGGGCTGGTGCGACGAACGGAAGAAACGCAGCATTTCCTGCGTGAAAATGGCGTCACGTACAACGTCTACGGAGCAGCCAAAGACCTTGAACGGCCTTGGGAGCTCGATCCTGTTCCACTGATGTTCTCGGTCAACCAATGGAATCCATTGGCCGACGCCATCGCGCAGCGCGCCCGTCTGCTGAATCGAATTCTGCAAGACGTCTACGGCAATCAAGACCTGCTGCGATCGGGCGTGCTTCCTCCGAATGCCTTCTTCGAGCATCCTGGATATCTGCTGCCGTGTGTCGGAATTCAGCCCCCTGCGGGGATCTTTCTGCACTGGTATGCCGCACAACTGGCGCGCGACCTCAGCGGCAATTGGATCGCCCTGGGGGATCGCTCACAGGGACCGTCTGGGGCCGGGTATGCAGTCGAAAACCGCATTGTGGTCTCGCGGACGCTGCCGGAAGAGTTTCAAGAACAAAACGTTGTCCGGCTCGCGTCGTTCTTCATTTCGCTCCAGAACACGCTCGCCAGTCTGGCACGCAATCATCGCGAGAATCCACGCGTCGTCTTGCTGTCGCCAGGCCCCCGAAGTTCTCGCTACTTCGAAGACGTCTACCTGTCCCGCTATCTTGGCTACACACTGGTCGAAGGCGGTGATTTGACGGTTCGCGGCGATGGGGTCTACCTGAAAACTCTGGGCGGACTGCTGGGCGTGGACGTGATTTTTCGCCGCATTGGCGATGGCCGGTGCGATCCGCTGGAATTGCGCCCCGATTCTCCGGCCGGTGTGCCTGGACTCCTTCAGGTCATTCGTGACGGGCAGGTTGTTGTCGCCAATGCCCTGGGTGGCGGATTTCTCGAGGCCCCTTTGCTGCAAGCGTACTTGCCCTCTGCATGCCGCTTCCTGCTGGGCGAAGAGTTGAAGCTTCCGTCGATTCGAACGTGGTGGTGTGGTCGGTCGGACGATTTGAAATATGTGGAAGCTCATCTGGATCAATTGGTGATTCGCCCGGCGTTCCGTCACCACAACGTGAAGGTGCATATCGGTGCGAATCTGACGGACGAAGAGCGTGCAAGACTGATCGCGGATATGCGAACTCGTCCCAGCCAGTATGTCGCACAAGAGCCGGTTGTTGGCTCGACCGCGCCTGTCTGGAGCGGCGATCGATTGCAGCCCTGGCATGTCACATTGCGGGCCTTCGCGGTCGCAACGGACGGCGACTATCAGGTCATGCCCGGAGGATTATCCCGAGTCGCGATGCGTTCGGAAACGCTAAACGAATCAATGGCGGCCGGTCAGCGCAGCAAAGACGTCTGGGTCTTGGCCGATGGCCCAGTGGAGCCGGTCTCACTGCTGCGCCCCAAGCAAACGGCGCTTGAGCTGCGTCGCAGTTCGAACGACCTTCCCAGCCGCGCCGCCGACCATCTGTTCTGGCTTGGCCGTTTGATCGAACGGACCGAAGCGAAAGTACGGCATGCGCGCTGCGTCGTGGCTCGCATGACCACGGAACTGCAGCCGGCCCGGCTTACGGATCTCAAGCGAATCGTGCTCGCGATGGACGAACCCGGTGAATCACCTTTGTCCAAGGTTCCGGTGGATGAGGCTCGCTTGGGACAGACACTGATCGATTCGGTCTGGCTCTATCTGCACGATCCCCATCGAACGTACGGTCTGCTGGAAACAATCGACGCCGCTCAGCGTACGGCATCGGTCGTTCGCGACCGAATTTCGGTGGATGGCTGGCGGATTATCAATCAACTCGATTTTCCCCCGTCTCACAGCGCCACGGCGATGCGTACGTCGTCGGATCTGGCGGGTGCGCTAGCGCCACTGAATCAGTTGCTGACATGGCTGTCGGCCTTTAGTGGTCTCTGCAATGACAGCATGACGCGCGGGCCGGGCTGGAGGTTTCTGGATATTGGCCGGAGAATCGAACGTGCGCTGCAGACCTTGCGTGTGATCCGCGGATTACTTGTCGACGCCCAGACCGACGTCTTGCCGCGCCTCGAGGCGATGCTCGAAATCGCGGACAGTTCCATGACCTACCGCTATCGTTACCTGACGACATTGCAGTTGGCGCCCGTACTGGACCTTGTGCTTGCCGATGAATCGAATCCACGCGCTGTCGGATTTCAACTGATGGCGCTGTCCGAGCACGTCGGAAGTTTGGCACGGGATGAATCGGACATCGTGCGGACGGCCGAGCAAAAACTCGTCCTGTCCGCGCAGGCGACGTTACGTCTGGCCGATGTTGAATCGTTCTGCACGGTCAATGGGACCAATGACCGGCAGGAACTCGACGAATTCCTGTCGGGACTCGCTTCCGAATTGCGAGCATTGTCCGATAGTATCTCGCATACCTACCTCACTCACACCGTTGATTCGCGACAGCTTGAAGCCCAGTTGCAGATCCCCCGTCGTGCGTGA